A single region of the Salvia miltiorrhiza cultivar Shanhuang (shh) chromosome 8, IMPLAD_Smil_shh, whole genome shotgun sequence genome encodes:
- the LOC130997164 gene encoding peroxidase P7-like, with the protein MAAFYSFKAAITLAISLVLVTSSSAQLSTDFYSKSCPNLFNTVKSAVHSAIQKEARMGASLLRLFFHDCFVNGCDGSILLDDTSSMRGEKGAVPNRNSARGFDVVDDIKSAVEKACPAVVSCADILAVAARDSVSILGGPSWKVKLGRRDANTASLSAANNGIPPPTSNLNALISRFNALGLSTKDLVALSGSHTIGQARCTSFRARIYNESNLDTSFARTRQGNCPRASGAGDNNLAPLDLQTPTNFDNNYFKHLVNRRGLLHSDQQLFNGGSTDSTVKAYSENPGSFASDFAAAMVRMGDISPLTGSNGEIRKNCRRKN; encoded by the exons ATGGCtgcattttattctttcaaagcAGCCATCACTCTGGCAATCTCACTTGTCTTGGTAACAAGCTCCTCAGCTCAACTCTCCACTGATTTTTACTCAAAATCTTGCCCTAATCTCTTCAACACGGTCAAGTCCGCCGTTCATTCCGCCATCCAGAAAGAGGCTCGGATGGGCGCCTCCCTCCTTCGCCTTTTCTTCCACGACTGCTTTGTTAAT GGATGTGATGGATCAATCCTCCTGGACGACACGTCTTCGATGAGAGGAGAGAAAGGCGCGGTTCCTAATCGGAACTCGGCCAGAGGATTCGACGTGGTTGACGACATCAAGTCCGCCGTAGAGAAGGCTTGCCCTGCTGTCGTCTCCTGTGCTGATATCTTGGCTGTCGCTGCTCGCGACTCTGTTTCTATT CTGGGAGGACCTAGCTGGAAGGTCAAACTTGGAAGACGCGACGCCAACACAGCTAGCCTTTCTGCTGCAAACAACGGCATTCCTCCTCCCACCTCCAATCTCAATGCCTTGATCTCTAGGTTTAACGCACTCGGTCTCTCCACTAAGGACTTGGTTGCTCTCTCTG GTTCTCACACGATTGGACAGGCAAGATGCACGAGCTTCAGAGCACGGATATACAACGAATCCAACTTAGACACTTCATTTGCAAGAACAAGGCAGGGCAATTGCCCCAGAGCTAGTGGCGCAGGCGACAACAATTTGGCGCCCTTGGATCTCCAGACGCCCACCAACTTCGACAACAACTATTTCAAGCACCTCGTCAACCGCCGCGGCCTCCTGCATTCCGACCAGCAGCTTTTCAACGGCGGATCCACGGACTCCACCGTCAAGGCGTACAGCGAGAATCCCGGGTCCTTCGCCTCCGATTTCGCTGCTGCGATGGTCCGGATGGGCGACATCAGCCCCCTCACCGGCTCCAATGGGGAGATAAGGAAGAACTGCAGGAGGAAGAACTAA